In Planctomycetota bacterium, a genomic segment contains:
- a CDS encoding cbb3-type cytochrome c oxidase subunit I, whose amino-acid sequence MTTVDTHAGPADHGGGHHGSYLASRGSLWADIRNWATTVDHKKIGVMYLFAVLFMFFLGGVMALALRLELLEPVRTITTPDGGAEVTGQRLGPLFGAEGAPANNIYNRAMTLHGAIMVFMFIVPGIPASMGNFFMPIMIGAKDVAFPRLNLASWYIYVAGSLFALASALVGGVDTGWTFYTPYSTMTDADHWRLVAMILGVFIMGFSSILTGLNFVVTVHKLRAPGMGWFDMPLFVWAIYATAIIQVLATPVIGITTLLLIFERLFNYGLFDPRMGGDPVLFQHFFWFYSHPVVYIMILPAMGVISETITCHARKKIFGYRAVAFSSLGIAAVSFLVWAHHMFTSQGELTAAIFSFLTFLVAVPTAIKVFNWIATLYKGSIVFNTPMLYTMGFLFLFTIGGLTGLPLATLSTDMHLHDSYYVVAHFHYVMFGGTVIVLLAALHHWWPKMFGKMYWEPGAQMGFWLVFLGFNVTFFIQFIMGAHGMPRRYASYPDEYQWMHVISTVGSWMLLAGFLAHLFTLVYSLMAGRPASANPWGGLTLEWHTDSPPDEHNFASEPIVKHGPYDYDSVVPPHTEPDEFPLPDEPYRH is encoded by the coding sequence ATGACCACCGTGGACACGCATGCCGGACCCGCCGACCACGGCGGCGGGCACCACGGCTCGTACCTGGCCTCCCGGGGTAGCCTCTGGGCCGACATCCGCAACTGGGCCACGACGGTCGACCACAAGAAGATCGGCGTGATGTACCTGTTCGCGGTCCTCTTCATGTTCTTCCTGGGCGGCGTGATGGCCCTGGCGCTTCGGCTCGAACTGCTCGAGCCCGTGCGGACCATCACCACCCCCGACGGCGGCGCAGAGGTCACCGGCCAGCGGCTTGGCCCGCTATTCGGGGCCGAGGGCGCGCCGGCCAACAACATCTACAACCGCGCCATGACGCTGCACGGCGCGATCATGGTGTTCATGTTCATCGTGCCGGGCATCCCGGCGAGCATGGGCAACTTCTTCATGCCCATCATGATCGGCGCCAAGGACGTCGCCTTTCCGCGGCTGAACCTCGCGAGCTGGTACATCTACGTCGCCGGTTCGCTGTTCGCGCTCGCGTCGGCCCTCGTGGGCGGCGTCGATACCGGCTGGACCTTCTACACGCCCTACTCGACCATGACCGACGCCGACCACTGGCGGCTGGTGGCGATGATCCTGGGCGTGTTCATCATGGGCTTCAGCTCGATCCTGACCGGCCTGAACTTCGTGGTTACGGTGCACAAGCTCCGCGCCCCGGGCATGGGGTGGTTCGACATGCCGCTGTTCGTGTGGGCCATCTACGCGACGGCGATCATCCAGGTGCTCGCCACGCCGGTCATCGGCATCACCACGCTGCTGCTCATCTTCGAGCGGCTGTTCAACTACGGCCTGTTCGATCCCCGGATGGGCGGCGACCCCGTGCTCTTCCAGCACTTCTTCTGGTTCTACAGCCACCCGGTGGTCTACATCATGATCCTGCCGGCCATGGGCGTGATCAGCGAGACGATCACCTGCCACGCCCGCAAGAAGATCTTCGGCTACCGCGCCGTGGCCTTCAGCTCGCTGGGCATCGCGGCGGTCAGCTTCCTGGTGTGGGCCCACCACATGTTCACCAGCCAGGGCGAGCTGACGGCGGCCATCTTCAGCTTCCTGACATTCCTCGTTGCGGTGCCGACGGCCATCAAGGTCTTCAACTGGATCGCCACGCTCTACAAGGGCTCGATCGTCTTCAACACGCCCATGCTCTACACCATGGGCTTCCTCTTCCTGTTCACCATCGGTGGGCTCACGGGCCTGCCGCTGGCGACGCTCTCGACCGACATGCACCTGCACGATTCGTACTACGTCGTGGCGCACTTCCACTACGTCATGTTCGGCGGCACCGTGATCGTGCTGCTGGCCGCGCTGCACCACTGGTGGCCCAAGATGTTCGGCAAGATGTACTGGGAGCCCGGCGCCCAGATGGGCTTCTGGCTGGTGTTCCTGGGCTTCAACGTCACGTTCTTCATCCAGTTCATCATGGGCGCCCACGGCATGCCCCGCCGCTACGCGAGCTACCCGGACGAGTACCAGTGGATGCACGTCATCTCGACGGTTGGTTCGTGGATGCTGCTGGCCGGCTTCCTGGCGCACCTATTCACGCTGGTGTACTCGCTGATGGCGGGGCGGCCCGCGTCGGCGAACCCGTGGGGCGGCCTGACGCTCGAGTGGCACACCGACTCGCCACCCGATGAGCACAACTTCGCCAGCGAGCCGATCGTCAAGCACGGCCCGTACGATTACGACTCGGTCGTGCCCCCGCACACCGAGCCCGACGAGTTCCCCCTGCCCGATGAGCCGTACCGGCACTAG
- a CDS encoding c-type cytochrome: protein MSTLLASIYGLVDSVDAGRVLLGSSGGGGFDAAKKFWDVFWFGDRPFTDAARQADWMFMFIWWSSVAFFLLLMALMVLFAIRYRRRKGVAAPVSASHNTILEITWTVIPTLFFLFMFFEGFRGYVNLNYAPAGAIECNLTGFRWSWKLEYPNGQISNETATVTRGARASENEQAFASLEAPVWYFPEGEPVLLRMTSTDVIHSFWVPDFRTKMDLFPNRYTSYTFTPDMLDDTAVTMSPQDDELGPYPYRDHVMHCAEFCGDSHSEMAAIIRIVPREIYDAKLEVFGSPRGTLAERGQLVSQQQGCFSCHSVDGSTGTGPTWLNLYNTENQYADGSMVLADDNHLRESILVPGAKIRAGYANQMVPYDGILTSEQIGWIIAYMKTLSTSTPQAELDAAQVDPDAEGEAAEGEQADGQAGAAGDGTGMMEPGDG from the coding sequence ATGAGCACGCTGCTGGCGTCCATCTATGGGCTTGTGGATTCCGTTGACGCGGGCCGCGTGCTGCTGGGCTCCTCGGGTGGGGGTGGCTTCGATGCCGCCAAGAAGTTCTGGGACGTCTTCTGGTTCGGCGACCGGCCGTTCACCGATGCCGCCCGCCAGGCCGACTGGATGTTCATGTTCATCTGGTGGTCGTCGGTGGCCTTCTTCCTGCTGCTGATGGCGTTGATGGTGCTGTTCGCCATCCGCTACCGCCGCCGCAAGGGCGTCGCGGCGCCCGTGAGCGCGTCGCACAACACGATCCTGGAGATCACCTGGACGGTGATCCCCACGCTGTTCTTCCTGTTCATGTTCTTCGAGGGCTTCCGCGGCTACGTCAACCTCAACTACGCGCCCGCCGGCGCCATCGAGTGCAACCTGACCGGCTTCCGGTGGAGCTGGAAGCTCGAGTACCCCAACGGCCAGATCTCTAACGAGACCGCCACGGTGACCCGCGGCGCCCGGGCCAGCGAGAACGAGCAGGCCTTCGCGTCCCTGGAGGCGCCGGTCTGGTACTTCCCCGAGGGCGAGCCCGTGCTGCTGCGGATGACCAGCACGGACGTCATCCACAGCTTCTGGGTGCCCGATTTCCGCACCAAGATGGATCTCTTCCCCAATCGCTACACCAGCTACACGTTCACGCCGGACATGCTGGACGATACTGCCGTCACCATGTCGCCCCAGGACGATGAACTCGGCCCCTATCCCTATCGCGACCACGTCATGCACTGCGCCGAGTTCTGCGGTGATTCGCACTCCGAGATGGCGGCGATCATCCGCATCGTGCCGCGGGAGATCTACGACGCCAAGCTCGAGGTCTTCGGCTCGCCGCGGGGCACGCTGGCCGAGCGGGGCCAGCTGGTCTCGCAGCAGCAGGGCTGCTTCTCGTGCCACTCGGTCGACGGCAGCACCGGCACGGGCCCGACCTGGCTGAACCTGTACAACACCGAGAACCAGTACGCCGACGGCAGCATGGTGCTGGCCGACGACAACCATCTCCGCGAGTCCATCCTCGTGCCCGGCGCCAAGATCCGGGCCGGCTACGCCAATCAGATGGTGCCCTACGACGGCATCCTGACCAGCGAGCAGATCGGCTGGATCATCGCGTACATGAAGACGCTGAGCACCTCGACGCCCCAGGCCGAGCTCGACGCCGCGCAGGTCGATCCCGACGCGGAGGGCGAGGCGGCCGAGGGTGAGCAAGCCGACGGGCAGGCCGGCGCCGCGGGTGATGGCACGGGCATGATGGAGCCGGGCGATGGCTGA
- a CDS encoding SCO family protein, with translation MTRSMRTILAFLAASAAIAASPVRAQVVNSEVPEEARGLDIVEKLGERVPLDAELTTVEGETVRLGDFFDSRDAPERGKPTLLLMVYYDCPIACPALLNNLNRAFNGLDDWTIGDEFNVLAVSFDPTNTQAQASQYATLYRSGYEQNADNPETVAEGYRFLRASGDTSRAIADSVGFGFRYLPEVNEYAHATGVVVLAPDGTVSRYFYGFGYEPRQVRLALLDAADGRIGASFGDRVLLFCFSYDPNRNSYALAATRVMQIGAAISIVLVGGLVAVLKLGERVVKARDARADSERGPAAGAVRAVGVNA, from the coding sequence ATGACACGCTCGATGCGCACCATCCTGGCCTTCCTCGCGGCGTCCGCGGCCATTGCCGCGTCGCCCGTGCGTGCGCAGGTGGTCAACAGCGAGGTGCCGGAGGAGGCGCGGGGTCTGGACATCGTCGAGAAGCTCGGCGAGCGAGTGCCCCTTGACGCCGAGCTCACCACCGTGGAGGGCGAGACCGTCCGCCTGGGCGATTTCTTCGACTCGCGGGATGCGCCCGAGCGGGGCAAGCCGACGCTCTTGCTGATGGTCTACTACGACTGCCCGATCGCGTGCCCCGCGCTGCTGAACAACCTCAACCGGGCGTTCAACGGCCTCGACGACTGGACCATCGGCGATGAGTTCAACGTGCTGGCGGTGTCCTTCGACCCCACCAACACACAGGCCCAGGCCAGCCAGTACGCCACGCTGTACCGCTCGGGCTACGAGCAGAACGCCGACAATCCCGAGACCGTGGCCGAGGGCTATCGCTTCCTGCGGGCCAGCGGCGATACGTCGCGGGCCATCGCCGATTCGGTGGGCTTCGGCTTCCGCTATCTGCCCGAGGTCAACGAGTACGCCCACGCGACGGGCGTGGTCGTGCTGGCGCCCGATGGCACCGTCTCGCGGTACTTCTATGGCTTCGGCTACGAGCCTCGGCAGGTCCGCCTGGCATTGCTCGATGCCGCGGATGGCCGCATCGGCGCGAGCTTCGGAGATCGAGTGCTGCTGTTCTGCTTCTCGTACGACCCGAATCGCAATTCCTACGCGCTGGCGGCGACGCGGGTGATGCAGATCGGGGCGGCGATCTCGATCGTGCTGGTGGGCGGCCTCGTGGCCGTGCTCAAGCTGGGCGAACGGGTGGTGAAGGCGCGCGACGCACGCGCGGACTCGGAGCGCGGCCCGGCCGCGGGAGCGGTGAGAGCGGTGGGAGTGAACGCATGA
- a CDS encoding cytochrome c: MRPAIRQFVRASVCVAALLGVAAPLAGCRGERSEKPPRQFFPDMDDSPKFKPQTETEFFADGRAMRPPEDGTVAFGAFMLDESMLPEDADWAEPFLLEREEALAGDTALYVGLTEGGEFVQRMPVAVDQALLERGAERYNIYCAACHGYEGDGLGTVGRRWSAPVPSYHDEKYLDRSLDTGTDGYMFHIARNGLKHPDGRYRMPGYGHALTARDTWAIVAHIRVLQEALNNDIDDLPPEEARRLRELRGRADAGPADGAADPAEKGAAG; the protein is encoded by the coding sequence ATGCGGCCCGCCATCCGACAGTTCGTTCGGGCAAGCGTCTGCGTGGCGGCGCTCCTCGGCGTCGCGGCGCCCCTCGCGGGGTGCCGCGGCGAACGCTCCGAGAAGCCGCCGCGGCAGTTCTTCCCCGACATGGACGACTCGCCCAAGTTCAAGCCGCAGACCGAGACGGAGTTCTTCGCCGACGGTCGCGCGATGCGGCCGCCCGAGGACGGCACTGTCGCCTTCGGTGCATTCATGCTCGACGAGTCGATGCTGCCCGAGGACGCCGACTGGGCCGAGCCCTTCCTCCTCGAGCGGGAGGAGGCGCTGGCCGGCGACACCGCGCTCTACGTCGGGCTTACCGAGGGTGGCGAGTTCGTCCAGCGGATGCCGGTCGCCGTCGACCAGGCGCTGCTCGAGCGCGGGGCCGAGCGGTACAACATCTACTGCGCCGCCTGCCATGGCTACGAGGGCGATGGTCTGGGCACCGTCGGCCGCCGCTGGTCCGCCCCGGTGCCCAGCTACCACGACGAGAAGTACCTCGACCGCTCGCTGGACACCGGCACGGACGGCTACATGTTCCACATCGCCCGCAACGGGCTGAAGCACCCCGACGGCCGCTACCGCATGCCGGGCTACGGCCACGCGCTCACCGCGCGGGACACCTGGGCCATCGTTGCCCACATCCGGGTGCTGCAGGAGGCGCTCAACAACGACATCGACGACCTGCCGCCCGAGGAGGCCCGCCGCCTCCGCGAGCTGCGGGGCCGCGCCGATGCCGGGCCCGCCGACGGCGCCGCCGACCCGGCCGAGAAGGGAGCCGCGGGATGA
- a CDS encoding DUF3341 domain-containing protein translates to MGILGLPDKPTHAFRTEDGAVVHGVLAEFATPADVYHAAEKVRDAGFKKWDVFSPFPIHGIDEAMGIARTKLPLIVAMGGFTGIGCALAMQYWMTGVDYPIVVQGKPYNAWEPFVPITFELGVLFAAFSALFGMLALNGLPRWHHALMKNDRFLRTSDDAYAIVIEAGDPRFEGAPTATMLGELGAVHVELVEE, encoded by the coding sequence ATGGGCATCCTGGGTCTCCCCGACAAGCCCACGCACGCCTTCCGCACCGAGGACGGCGCGGTCGTGCACGGCGTGCTGGCCGAGTTCGCCACGCCGGCGGACGTCTACCACGCCGCCGAGAAGGTCCGCGACGCGGGCTTCAAGAAGTGGGACGTGTTTAGCCCCTTCCCCATCCACGGCATCGACGAGGCCATGGGCATCGCCCGCACCAAGCTGCCGCTCATCGTGGCCATGGGCGGCTTCACCGGCATCGGCTGTGCGCTCGCGATGCAGTACTGGATGACGGGCGTGGACTACCCCATCGTCGTCCAGGGCAAGCCGTACAACGCGTGGGAGCCCTTCGTGCCCATCACCTTCGAGCTGGGCGTGCTCTTCGCGGCCTTCAGCGCGCTCTTCGGCATGCTGGCGCTCAACGGCCTGCCCCGCTGGCACCATGCACTCATGAAGAACGACCGCTTCCTGCGGACCAGCGACGACGCCTACGCCATCGTGATCGAGGCGGGCGACCCCAGGTTCGAGGGCGCCCCGACGGCGACCATGCTGGGCGAGCTCGGCGCCGTCCACGTCGAACTGGTGGAGGAGTAG
- the nrfD gene encoding NrfD/PsrC family molybdoenzyme membrane anchor subunit, whose amino-acid sequence MTEDPAFRGPLVLNNRSVGEITEIVCGYAEKSPGRWWLPLFGMAATLAGVCQLMIVYLIITGVGVWGLTNQVDWAWDITNFVFWIGIGHAGTLISAILCLFKQQWRTAVNRAAEAMTIFAVICAGIFPGIHVGRVWFAWFLPPIPNYNWIWPNFRSPLLWDVFAVSTYATVSALFWYMGMIPDFATLRDRADLRLRQNPNPVRIPFLPIAADTLRVYIYGFLAQGWRMSSRHWMRYEKAYILLAGLSTPLVLSVHSIVSFDFATSILPGWHTTIFPPYFVAGAVFGGFAMVLLLLIPARELFPNMKDLITLRHLENMSKILLVTGMLVGFAYAMEFFIAWYGGNSFEYDVFAFNRALPIWLHEDGAPYWWAYWTMISCNVLSPQVFWFKSLRRNPIVIWIVALLVTIGMWFERFVIIVTSLHRAFVPGEWHMFYPTWVDILTFAGSCGIFLTLFLLFLRFLPVFPIAEIKAILPEADPHHHGDGHGDGHADEPGHGRAAAPGASDSKEGS is encoded by the coding sequence CTGACCGAGGACCCCGCCTTCCGGGGCCCGCTGGTGCTCAACAACCGCTCGGTCGGCGAGATTACCGAGATCGTGTGTGGCTACGCCGAGAAGAGCCCGGGCCGCTGGTGGCTCCCGCTCTTCGGCATGGCCGCCACCCTCGCCGGCGTGTGCCAGCTGATGATCGTTTACCTGATCATCACCGGCGTGGGCGTGTGGGGCCTGACCAACCAGGTCGACTGGGCCTGGGACATCACCAACTTCGTATTCTGGATCGGTATCGGCCACGCCGGCACGCTCATCAGCGCCATCCTGTGCCTCTTCAAGCAGCAGTGGCGGACGGCCGTGAACCGCGCGGCCGAGGCGATGACCATCTTCGCGGTGATCTGCGCGGGCATCTTCCCGGGCATCCATGTGGGCCGGGTGTGGTTCGCGTGGTTCCTGCCGCCCATCCCCAACTACAACTGGATCTGGCCCAACTTCCGCAGCCCGCTCTTGTGGGACGTATTCGCCGTGAGCACATACGCCACGGTGTCGGCGCTCTTTTGGTACATGGGCATGATCCCGGACTTCGCGACGCTCCGCGACCGGGCCGACCTCCGGCTCCGCCAGAACCCCAACCCGGTGCGCATCCCCTTCCTGCCGATCGCCGCCGACACGCTGCGGGTGTATATCTACGGCTTCCTGGCGCAGGGCTGGCGGATGAGCAGCCGCCACTGGATGCGGTACGAGAAGGCCTACATCCTGCTGGCGGGCCTGTCCACGCCGCTGGTGCTCAGTGTGCACTCGATCGTGTCGTTCGACTTCGCGACCTCGATCCTGCCGGGCTGGCACACCACGATCTTCCCCCCGTACTTCGTGGCGGGCGCCGTCTTCGGCGGCTTCGCGATGGTGCTCCTGCTGCTGATCCCCGCGCGCGAGCTGTTCCCCAACATGAAGGACCTCATCACGCTGAGGCACCTCGAGAACATGTCCAAGATCCTGCTGGTCACGGGCATGCTGGTGGGCTTCGCCTACGCGATGGAGTTCTTCATCGCCTGGTACGGCGGCAACAGCTTTGAGTACGACGTGTTCGCCTTCAACCGGGCACTGCCCATCTGGCTGCACGAGGACGGCGCGCCCTACTGGTGGGCCTACTGGACCATGATCTCCTGCAACGTGCTCAGCCCGCAGGTCTTCTGGTTCAAGAGCCTCCGCCGCAACCCCATCGTCATCTGGATCGTGGCGCTGCTGGTGACCATCGGCATGTGGTTCGAGCGTTTCGTGATCATCGTGACCAGCCTGCACCGGGCCTTCGTGCCGGGCGAGTGGCACATGTTCTATCCGACGTGGGTCGACATCCTGACCTTCGCGGGCTCCTGCGGCATCTTCCTCACGCTGTTCCTGCTGTTCCTCCGGTTCCTGCCGGTGTTCCCGATCGCCGAGATCAAGGCCATCCTGCCCGAGGCCGATCCGCATCATCACGGCGATGGCCATGGTGATGGACACGCAGACGAGCCCGGCCACGGCCGGGCCGCCGCGCCGGGCGCCAGCGACTCGAAGGAGGGCTCCTGA